In Pseudomonas sp. PDNC002, the DNA window GCCTGGCACCCTGGTACTGCTGACCGATGGCGCCGATGCGGGGCAGTTCGAGGGCATCGACAAGGCGCTGTCGGGTAGCGATCTGCAGGTGCTGGTCCTGGCGGTGGGGAGCCAGGACGGTGGTTTGTTGCGCGGCGGCCAGCGCGACGCCGAGGGTCGGCCGCTGCTGGCCGGCTTCGATGCGCAGGCGATCCGCAGGCTCGCCGATGCCGCCGATGCGCCGTTGGGCAGCCTGACGCTGAACGACGATGACCTGGACTGGATCGAGCTGCATGCACAGCAGCACTTCCAGACCGCCCAGGAGGACGAGCAGCAACTGAACTGGAAGGATGCCGGCTACTGGCTGTGCTGGCCGCTGCTGGCCCTGGTGCTGGTGAGCATCCGCAAGGGCTGGAAAGTCCATTGGCTGGGTGCCTGGTTACTGGCGGTCGGCATGGGTTGGCCGGGACAGCCCGCCCATGCCGGGACCCTCGCCGATGCCTTCTTCACGCCGGACCAGCAGGGACGCTGGGCCTACGAGCACGGCCACTATCCCCAGGCCGCGGCGCATTTCCACGATCCATTCTGGAAGGGCCTGGCCGCTTACCAGGCGGCGGAGTACGACGTCGCACTGGCCAGCTTTGCCCGCCTGGATACCGCACCCGCGTACTTCTACCTGGGCAATGCGTATGTGAGGCTGACGAAGTTCGAACAGGCCATCGATGCCTACCGGCAGGCCCTCACGCGCCAGCCGGACTTCCCGGAGGCGAAGGCGAACCTGGTCCTGGCCGAGGCCTTGAAGAAAGACCGCGAGGCGCAGCAGGAGGCAGGGCCGCCGGCGGAAAAGCCGGACCAGGAGGTCTTCGACAACACCGCCGACCAGGGCAAGACGGTCAAGCTGGCCGCCGGCAAGGCCGCTTCCGACGAGCAATGGCTGGACAACCTGAGCACCTCGCCGACCCAGTTCCTCAGGCGCAAGTTCCTGCTCCAGGACGCCGCACCAAAGGAGGCGCCATGAAACGGCTGGCCCTGATTCTGCTGCTGGTGCCGCTCCTGGCCATCGCCGCCGAGCCCGAGGTGAAGGTCCGCAGCCGGCTGCTCCCGGCGGACTCCGTGCTGGTGGGCGGTACCCTGACGTTGCAGATCGACCTGCTGGTGGATACCTGGTTCAGCCAGCCGCCGGAATTGCCCAGGCTGACGCTGGACGGCGCGGTGGTTTTCGCACCCAGCGGCGAGGCCAGCCATCTAAACGAGAAGATCGATGGCAAGGCGTTCTTCGGCCTGCGCTTCGCTTACCAGATAACCCCGCAACGGGCGCAGGACTTCGCGATACCGGCGCTGGACATCCGCTTGCAGCCGGGGCAAGCCAGTGGGCCGCTGATCGTGCAGAGTCCGCCCCTGCGTTTTGTCGCCCGACCGCCGGCAGGCGCCACCGCCGATGACCAACGCCTGGTGGCCACCTCGGTCACCTTCACCCAGGCATTGCAGGCATCGCACGAACCTTTGCGCGTGGGCGACAGCGTCACCCGCCGCCTGCATGTACAGGCGGACGGCGCGCAAGCGATGCTGATTCCTCCGCCTGCCTTCGCCGACGTGGACGGGCTCAAGCGCTACGTGCAATCGCCCACGGTGAAACCGGTCAGCGATGGCCGGGGCGGCGTGACGGGCGGCATGCGGGACGACGCCGTGACCTACGTCGTTACCCGCGAGGGCGACTTCCAGTTGCCAGCCATCGAGTTGTCGTGGTGGGAAGCCGGCACGGGCGCGGCGCACAAGGCAACGCTGCCCGCGCTGGAGGTCAGTGCCAGCGGCGTCGCGACGTATCAGGCGCCATTTTCCATCAGCGAGGATTTGCGCGAACTGGGCCGCCGGGCACAGGTTCGCGTCGCCGGCCACTGGCTGCTGCTTGGCGCGGCGCTGCTGGTCCTGGCGGGCGTCGCCGTTGCGGTTCGCCTGTGGGGGGCTCCCGTGCGCATGGCATTGGCGCGTTGGCGCGAGCGGCGCCGCAGCGCCTGGCTGGCATCGCCCGAATACGCCTGGCGCCAGGTCGGCCCGCAGCTCCGTGGCCGGCCGGCGCAGCTGGGTGCCCTGTATCTGTGGCTTCGCCGGTCGACCGGCCATCGTGAAATGCGTACAGGTCTGGAACAAACATCCGTCGACCTGCAGGAACCTTTGCTAGTTTTTCTCAGGACTCGCTACGGGCGTGGGCAAGCCGGAAAGGACAGTGCGCCCGCAGAGCTCGTCGCGGCACTGCCGGCGTTGCGGCGGAATCTGCGCGGCGCCCGGCGAAGCTCCACCGATGGGCACAGCCTCAGGCCATTGAATCCGTGAACCAGGGACGTCACATGCATCCACACCTTGCTCGATCGCTCACACGCTGGACCTTGGCCTTGCTCGTCAGCCTGCCGCTGCTGGCCCAGGCGGCGGAGGTCCTGCCGTCCTGGAACGACGGGGCGTCGCGGCAAGCGATCATCAGCTTCGTCGAGGCGGTGACCGAGCAGGGCGGCAAGGATTTCGTGCCGCCCGCCGAGCGCATTGCCGTGTTCGACAACGACGGCACCCTGTGGAGCGAGCAGCCGATGTACTTCCAGGTCCTGTTCGCCCTGGACGAGGTCAAGCGACAGGCGCCGCAGCACCCGGAGTGGAAGGAGCGGCAACCCTTCAAGGCCGTGCTCGAAGGCGACCGCAAGACCCTGGCGGCCAGCGGGCTCAAGGGGCTGATGGAAATCATCATCGCCACTCACACCAACATGAGCAGCGAAACCTTCCACGACAACGCCCAGCGCTGGCTCGCGACGGCCACGCACCCGCGCAGCCACAGGCCCTACACCGAGATGGTGTTCCAGCCGATGCTGGAGTTGCTCGCCTACCTGCGCGACAACGGCTTCAAGACCTACATCGTGTCCGGTGGCGAAGTCGCCTTCATGCGCGTGTTCGCCGAGGAGGTCTACGGCATCCCGCCGGAGCAGGTGATCGGCACCACCTTCGGCAGCCGCTTCGAGGACAACGGCGGCAAGCTGTCGATCCAGCGCCTGCCCACGTTGGCCCACAACGATGATGGTCCCGGCAAGCCGGAGAGCATCGACCAGTACATCGGCCGCCGGCCCATCCTCGCC includes these proteins:
- a CDS encoding HAD family hydrolase: MHPHLARSLTRWTLALLVSLPLLAQAAEVLPSWNDGASRQAIISFVEAVTEQGGKDFVPPAERIAVFDNDGTLWSEQPMYFQVLFALDEVKRQAPQHPEWKERQPFKAVLEGDRKTLAASGLKGLMEIIIATHTNMSSETFHDNAQRWLATATHPRSHRPYTEMVFQPMLELLAYLRDNGFKTYIVSGGEVAFMRVFAEEVYGIPPEQVIGTTFGSRFEDNGGKLSIQRLPTLAHNDDGPGKPESIDQYIGRRPILAFGNSDGDLQMLQWTMAGNGKRFAGLVHHTDAEREWAYDRQSDVGRLDKALDAAKAQGWVLVDMAREWKRIYPFDQAGKSN
- a CDS encoding VWA domain-containing protein is translated as MDIDLSAFHFLRPLWLLLVPPAVLLAWLWGRRHDLARRLDGIIAPHLLEHLVVTPQDGQRVRPVHLLCASLVVGGVAAAGPTWQQDRPDFLENRAPLILALDLSPSMAADDVPPSRLEAAKHKVHDLIARRAGSPVALVAYAGSAHLVLPATQDPALLDSFLQALTPGLIQREGKDALGAIGVARRLLAAEHSPGTLVLLTDGADAGQFEGIDKALSGSDLQVLVLAVGSQDGGLLRGGQRDAEGRPLLAGFDAQAIRRLADAADAPLGSLTLNDDDLDWIELHAQQHFQTAQEDEQQLNWKDAGYWLCWPLLALVLVSIRKGWKVHWLGAWLLAVGMGWPGQPAHAGTLADAFFTPDQQGRWAYEHGHYPQAAAHFHDPFWKGLAAYQAAEYDVALASFARLDTAPAYFYLGNAYVRLTKFEQAIDAYRQALTRQPDFPEAKANLVLAEALKKDREAQQEAGPPAEKPDQEVFDNTADQGKTVKLAAGKAASDEQWLDNLSTSPTQFLRRKFLLQDAAPKEAP
- a CDS encoding BatD family protein, with the protein product MKRLALILLLVPLLAIAAEPEVKVRSRLLPADSVLVGGTLTLQIDLLVDTWFSQPPELPRLTLDGAVVFAPSGEASHLNEKIDGKAFFGLRFAYQITPQRAQDFAIPALDIRLQPGQASGPLIVQSPPLRFVARPPAGATADDQRLVATSVTFTQALQASHEPLRVGDSVTRRLHVQADGAQAMLIPPPAFADVDGLKRYVQSPTVKPVSDGRGGVTGGMRDDAVTYVVTREGDFQLPAIELSWWEAGTGAAHKATLPALEVSASGVATYQAPFSISEDLRELGRRAQVRVAGHWLLLGAALLVLAGVAVAVRLWGAPVRMALARWRERRRSAWLASPEYAWRQVGPQLRGRPAQLGALYLWLRRSTGHREMRTGLEQTSVDLQEPLLVFLRTRYGRGQAGKDSAPAELVAALPALRRNLRGARRSSTDGHSLRPLNP